Genomic DNA from Planctomycetota bacterium:
CGCCGGTGGCCGCCGCGGTCGCCGACGAAGCGGCCCCGCGCAAGGGCCCCCAGCCCCGGGCGGCCGGCGGGGACGCCGAGGCCCGCGAGAAGCTGGCGCAGGCCGACCAGCTCCTCGAAGAGCAGCGCCGGCTCGTGGACGCGCAGAAGCTCGATGACGTCGATTTCGGCGGGGTCGTCGCCGCCTATGAGGGGGCTCTCGCGGCGGCTCAGACGCCGGCCCTGCGCGCGGAGGCCGAGCGGGGCCTGAAGCGGTACAAGGAGCTTCACCTCATCTGGATGACGCACCGCGCCCGCAAGGCCGAAGAAGAGCTGCGCCTGGCGCGCGAGCGCGAGAAGCTCGCCCAGAAGCCGGAAGAACCGCCGGCGCGGACGTTCGCCCTGTCGGGCTACGTGGATACCTGCGGCCTGCTGTGGAAGCGCCCCGGCTCCCACAAGCTCGTTATGGGCGGCAAGATCGTGGGTTTCCTGCGCGTCAAGGACGGCGACGATAAGATGATCGCCCGCCTGAACGACCTCTACCAGAAGTACGTCGGCGTCAACGGGGTCGTCATCAAGAACCCCGAAGGCTGGGACGGCTACTCGGTCGTCGTCGTGGACGAAATCGTCCCGCTTACGCAGGACTGATCCGTTCCGTCTCCCGCGATTTCCGCGCCGGCCCCGGCCCGATCGACGGGTCGGGGCCGGCGTTTTTTCCTACGCCCTTCGCGCGAGGGCCGCAGCCAGGCGCGCCGCAAGCACCGACCCGGCGAAGAAGGCGCACGCCCCCATGACCAGGACGGCGACTTCGGTGAGCGTGCGCGGCGTCGGTCCGATCAGGGCCAGAAAGGCCAGCACCGCCCCGACCGCCCCACAGGCCAGATGCAGACCCGCCGCGGTTCCGGCGACGCGCCGCGGCGTCCCCACCTCCTCACGGGCTTCCTCTCCGAGGCGGCCGAGGCGCCCCAGGCCGATGCCGCCGCAAAGAAACGCCAGCGCGAGCGCCAGCGCCCCCAGCGCATTCAGGGTCAGCACGTTCCCCGCCAGCAGGGCGATAACCGCCAGCGCCACGCCGACCGCGCCCAGGAAGCTCTCCGCCGAGAACCAGCCGCGAACGTCCGCCGCTCCGGGAATCCGGGCGATCCGCGCCAGGTAGGCGCCGCCACCCAGGAGGATCGCTGCGCCCAGGGCCACGATCGCGGCCGAGTCCACGGTCGCCGGCGCCGCCCCCGACAGACCGATGATCGACAGGAGGACCGCTCCGAGCCCCGTCAGGGCCACGACCGCCGATCCGCCTGCGATGGCTTTCGGGCCGACCGGCGCGGCGCGCACCCCCGCCTCGGCCTCCGACCGTCTGAGAAACTCCGTCTTCGGACCTGCCATGGCCGTTCTCCCGCAAGCGGAAGCCGCCGGGAAGCCATCCCCGCCGTCCGGACGGGGAGCGGCACAGCCGCCGTGGTTCGCTTCCCGCGGCCCCAAGGGGTGATCCCCGGGCGGGAAAGCGCGTTATGCCGGCCGGGGACTGGGATCCCCGGCGGGGAGAAGCGCCCGCGTGGCGGGATGGCCGCGCAACGCGGCTTCCGCCGCCTCCTCGCCGGCGCGGATCACCTCCCGCGTGTGGTCGAACTCGAACATCCCGTGGTCGGCCACGCGGGGCTGAATCAGAACGATCGGTTCGCGCTCGAAGTAACGAAGGTTGTGACGCGCCAGCGTCCGGGAGAGGATCGACTGGGACTGCTGAAGGATCGCCGCGATCCCCTTCTTTTCAACGCCGGAAGAGGCCGCCTCCCGCGGTTCGAGATACACGGCCAGGATAAGATCCGCCCTGTTGTACACGGCGACCTTCACCGGCAACGTGTCCACCAGGCTTCCATCCACGAAATAGTGCTGATTGATCCGCTTGGGAGGGAAGATTCCTGGAATGGCGCAGGAGGCGACGACACAGTCATGGATGGGGACCTCCCGGTACCCGGGCATTCCCCAGATCACCTCGCGGGCGCTCTCCAGCTCCACGGAGGTCACGTACAGGGGGCGGGGAAGGCGGTCGAACCGGTCCACCGGCAGCGTGCGACGGATGAAATCGTGCAGCGCCTTGCCGCGGTATAGGCTTCGGGCGCGTCCCCGGTGAATGAGCAACCCCAGCCAGTTGTAGTCCAGGATGTCCTGCCGGCGCAGCGAAAGCGCCACGTTTTCGATCTCGCCTGCGCTCATGCCGCCCGCGGCCAGCGCTCCGATATAGGCCCCGACGCTCGTTCCCACGTACTCGTCCGGCATCAGGCCGTAGCGCTCCAGCACCTTGAGGACTCCGATGTGGGCCAGCCCCTTGGTGCCCCCGCCGCCCAGGACGACCGAAACCTTCTTGCCCTGCATCATGCCGCCTGTCGATAGGACTCCCCGCCGGCGGAATCCGTAACGCCGTTCCCTCGATTTCCCCGGCGCATATTTTAT
This window encodes:
- a CDS encoding SH3 domain-containing protein; the protein is MKRWWLGAVLAAVSASASAQEKSGEQKVAFEKRAFPFEAEVSAERLNVRLFPKADQTSVIVSVLSLGEKVTVVGEREDFFQILPVRGCTAWIFGRNVQREGDKGVVTADDVPVRMDSRVNADVLCTLKQGDAVKILSEHMGWYKIEAPASVKYYVGKKYVRPGKELPAPVAAAVADEAAPRKGPQPRAAGGDAEAREKLAQADQLLEEQRRLVDAQKLDDVDFGGVVAAYEGALAAAQTPALRAEAERGLKRYKELHLIWMTHRARKAEEELRLAREREKLAQKPEEPPARTFALSGYVDTCGLLWKRPGSHKLVMGGKIVGFLRVKDGDDKMIARLNDLYQKYVGVNGVVIKNPEGWDGYSVVVVDEIVPLTQD
- a CDS encoding patatin-like phospholipase family protein, whose protein sequence is MMQGKKVSVVLGGGGTKGLAHIGVLKVLERYGLMPDEYVGTSVGAYIGALAAGGMSAGEIENVALSLRRQDILDYNWLGLLIHRGRARSLYRGKALHDFIRRTLPVDRFDRLPRPLYVTSVELESAREVIWGMPGYREVPIHDCVVASCAIPGIFPPKRINQHYFVDGSLVDTLPVKVAVYNRADLILAVYLEPREAASSGVEKKGIAAILQQSQSILSRTLARHNLRYFEREPIVLIQPRVADHGMFEFDHTREVIRAGEEAAEAALRGHPATRALLPAGDPSPRPA